The Corythoichthys intestinalis isolate RoL2023-P3 chromosome 1, ASM3026506v1, whole genome shotgun sequence genome has a segment encoding these proteins:
- the LOC130926131 gene encoding uncharacterized protein LOC130926131 isoform X2: protein MGRLANDANKGPNCRMKKLTIKGKPHLCLFALENIQAGDEITYDYGECQWPWRAMIPSVKTLTQPSGDQEQSQIYASFHQTQNQPIQNEEVSLRSSASYQKLPSVEILTQPSENDEASQNVFQQLPCVEILTQPSENEEASHRAFQQLPCVEILTQPSENEEASKTEFQQLPCVEILTQPSENEEASKREFQQIPCVEILTQPSENEEASKREFQQITSINILIQPSRDHELLENATISSQQSSPDPYSDCTDYEDIDYIPDSSGNSSDGSVCSKDLSITEFLAPQNVIKNVPLEMDAEQCGEISSSAIVTSLGSSPRSSNHCTSVTSCSANCSGNTSYISHPITVAPLPRPSKQSKYNKKQHCFYCKKPISKLARHLESAHSTQPDVAKALSYDKRSRERRDLLRFLKKKGNFTHNARVINCGAGEMVACRRPKKTTQSDGYRHCRFCQGLYARASLWRHVKNCPQKSFEVGPSAGQKRIQLVLPRPEQVSEAVWKIACEMNQDNISSVVRSERHILSLGESLYNARKPQERRNDYIRQKMREMARLLITARAITPLKTTEDLVMPGNFPHVIQAVRAVAGYDLESNSYKTPSLALKLGHSLAKVAGIVQCSAIIANCSSIAESAKQFVTLYEKNWNETISASALGTLQQAKWNKPQVLPFTQDVSLLHNFLATESAKCMKDLEEKPNSITYGNLAKVTLTQVILFNRKRQGEVSKMDLQSFTSRNRAELNPDIMMCLSELERKLAKHFDRVEIRGKRSRMVPVLLTPSMISAMEFLVNKRNDCQVDTKNVYLFARPIVLSHYRGCDCLHKFANQCGAKHPEALTSTKLRKQVATLSTVLNLKENEMDQLATFLGHDIRVHREFYRLPDSTLQLAKVSKLLMAMEKGQLSDFQGKGLDDIEINPEDDIPTSDDDDDDYDSIKEMTTDLREQKGSRTETFGHPSHVPASTMPDTMDRTAVSTSFNNIEDTSASTLFGDMEDIPASTSFDNMDDSQQRTALQPSSPQTRSRCSSKKKQGGKARSKWTEGEVKAVERHMLDFISNLKVPGKKSCEACLQAEPAALKERDWVAIKYYIHNRIVTLKRKMNN from the exons ATGGGCCGATTGGCGAATGATGCTAATAAAGGCCCAAACTGCAGAATGAAAAAGTTGACCATAAAGGGTAAACCACATCTTTGCTTGTTTGCTCTTGAAAACATCCAAGCAGGGGATGAAATAACCTACGACTATGGAGAATGTCAGTGGCCATGGCGAGCAATG ATACCGAGTGTTAAGACCCTTACTCAGCCTTCTGGAGACCAAGAACAGAGTCAGATATATGCATCATTTCATCAG acacaaaatcaaccaaTACAAAACGAAGAAGTGAGTCTGAGATCATCTGCATCATACCAAAAG CTACCAAGTGTTGAGATCCTGACTCAACCAAGTGAAAATGACGAAGCGAGCCAGAATGTATTCCAACAG ctaCCATGTGTTGAGATCCTTACTCAACCAAGTGAAAATGAAGAAGCGAGCCATAGAGCATTCCAACAG ctACCATGTGTTGAGATCCTTACTCAACCAAGTGAAAATGAAGAAGCAAGCAAGACAGAATTCCAACAG ctaCCATGTGTTGAGATCCTGACTCAACCAAGTGAAAATGAAGAAGCCAGCAAGAGAGAATTCCAACAG atACCATGTGTTGAGATCCTGACTCAACCAAGTGAAAATGAAGAAGCGAGCAAGAGAGAATTCCAACAG ATAACAAGCATCAATATCCTCATTCAACCTTCTAGGGACCACGAACTTCTTGAGAACGCTACCATATCTTCTCAACAG AGCTCTCCTGATCCGTATTCAGATTGTACAGATTATGAAGACATCGACTATATTCCAGACTCAAGTGGGAATTCCTCAGATGGAAGTGTTTGCAGTAAGGATCTGAGCATTACAGAATTTCTTGCTCCCCAAAATGTGATTAAGAATGTGCCATTGGAGATGGATGCAGAACAGTGTGGGGAAATCTCCAGTTCAGCGATAGTTACAAGTTTAGGTTCATCACCGAGAAGCAGCAATCATTGCACTTCAGTGACAAGTTGCAGTGCTAATTGTTCAGGGAACACATCATACATTAGCCACCCCATAACGGTAGCACCATTGCCAAGGCCATCAAAACAAagcaaatacaacaaaaaacagcattGTTTTTATTGTAAAAAGCCCATTTCTAAGTTGGCAAGACACCTTGAATCTGCCCACAGTACACAGCCTGATGTTGCAAAGGCTTTAAGTTACGATAAAAGGTCCCGGGAAAGAAGAGATTTGTTACGCTTTCTTAAGAAGAAGGGAAATTTTACTCATAATGCCAGAGTGATCAACTGTGGTGCTGGGGAAATGGTTGCTTGTCgaagacccaaaaagacaacacAGTCTGATGGCTACCGTCACTGCAGGTTTTGTCAAGGACTATATGCAAGAGCTAGCCTTTGGAGGCATGTGAAAAACTGCCCTCAGAAGTCTTTTGAGGTGGGACCTTCGGCTGGGCAAAAACGAATTCAGCTGGTCTTACCGAGACCTGAACAAGTCAGTGAAGCCGTTTGGAAGATTGCTTGTGAAATGAACCAGGACAACATTTCCTCTGTAGTAAGGAGTGAAAGACACATCCTTTCCCTTGGTGAGTCATTATACAATGCCAGAAAACCACAAGAGAGAAGAAATGACTACATTCGCCAAAAAATGAGAGAGATGGCAAGATTATTGATAACAGCAAGAGCTATAACCCCGTTGAAAACCACAGAAGACCTTGTTATGCCGGGTAACTTCCCCCATGTCATCCAAGCAGTGAGGGCTGTTGCAGGTTATGATTTGGAAAGCAACTCTTATAAAACTCCATCCTTGGCTCTGAAATTAGGACACAGTTTGGCCAAAGTTGCAGGCATTGTGCAGTGCAGTGCCATTATTGCAAATTGTAGTAGTATTGCAGAGTCAGCCAAGCAGTTTGTTACTCTATATGAGAAAAATTGGAATGAAACCATTTCAGCTTCCGCATTGGGTACACTTCAACAAGCGAAGTGGAATAAACCACAGGTTTTACCATTTACACAGGATGTTTCACTGCTGCACAACTTTCTTGCTACTGAGTCAGCTAAGTGTATGAAGGACTTGGAGGAAAAACCCAACAGCATAACCTATGGAAATCTTGCTAAGGTGACTTTGACACAAGTCATactttttaacagaaaaaggcAAGGGGAAGTTTCAAAAATGGACCTACAGTCTTTCACATCCCGGAATCGCGCAGAGTTGAATCCGGACATTATGATGTGTCTTTCTGAGTTAGAAAGAAAGCTTGCAAAGCACTTTGACAGAGTTGAGATCCGTGGTAAAAGGTCAAGAATGGTACCTGTGCTTCTCACCCCGAGTATGATTTCTGCAATGGAGTTCCTTGTGAACAAGAGAAATGATTGTCAAGTCGACACAAAAAATGTGTACCTGTTTGCCCGTCCAATTGTACTTTCACATTACAGAGGCTGTGATTGCCTCCACAAGTTTGCAAACCAATGTGGTGCAAAACACCCAGAAGCACTCACTTCCACAAAACTTAGGAAGCAAGTTGCCACCTTGTCCACAGTACTGAACctaaaagaaaatgaaatggatcaacttgccacCTTTCTCGGACACGACATCCGTGTCCACCGAGAATTTTACCGCCTCCCAGACAGTACCCTGCAGCTTGCAAAAGTCAGCAAACTGTTGATGGCAATGGAGAAAGGACAACTCTCTGACTTTCAGGGAAAAGGGCTGGATGATATTGAGATCAATCCtgaag ATGACATACCCActagtgatgatgatgatgatgattatgATTCGATCAAAGAAATGACCACTGACCTTCGTGAACAAAAAG GCTCAAGAACTGAGACCTTTGGACACCCAAGCCATGTGCCTGCCTCAACCATGCCGGACACCATGGATCGCACTGCTGTCTCAACTTCTTTCAATAACATCGAAGACACTTCTGCCTCAACTTTGTTTGGTGACATGGAAGACATACCTGCTTCGACATCATTTGACAACATGGATG ATTCCCAGCAAAGGACAGCACTTCAACCGAGTTCACCCCAAACACGGTCAAGGTGCTCCAGCAAGAAGAAGCAAG GTGGAAAGGCGAGAAGTAAGTGGACAGAGGGTGAAGTGAAAGCTGTTGAGCGGCACATGTTGGATTTCATAAGCAACCTGAAAGTACCAGGTAAAAAGAGCTGTGAGGCTTGCCTCCAAGCTGAGCCAGCAGCTCTGAAAGAGAGAGACTGGGTTGCTATTAAATACTACATTCACAACAGAATAGTAACCTTAAAGAGAAAGATGAATAATTAG
- the LOC130926131 gene encoding uncharacterized protein LOC130926131 isoform X1, giving the protein MGRLANDANKGPNCRMKKLTIKGKPHLCLFALENIQAGDEITYDYGECQWPWRAMIPSVKTLTQPSGDQEQSQIYASFHQTQNQPIQNEEVSLRSSASYQKLPSVEILTQPSENDEASQNVFQQLPCVEILTQPSENEEASHRAFQQLPCVEILTQPSENEEASKTEFQQLPCVEILTQPSENEEASKREFQQIPCVEILTQPSENEEASKREFQQIPCVEILTQPSENEEASKREFQQITSINILIQPSRDHELLENATISSQQSSPDPYSDCTDYEDIDYIPDSSGNSSDGSVCSKDLSITEFLAPQNVIKNVPLEMDAEQCGEISSSAIVTSLGSSPRSSNHCTSVTSCSANCSGNTSYISHPITVAPLPRPSKQSKYNKKQHCFYCKKPISKLARHLESAHSTQPDVAKALSYDKRSRERRDLLRFLKKKGNFTHNARVINCGAGEMVACRRPKKTTQSDGYRHCRFCQGLYARASLWRHVKNCPQKSFEVGPSAGQKRIQLVLPRPEQVSEAVWKIACEMNQDNISSVVRSERHILSLGESLYNARKPQERRNDYIRQKMREMARLLITARAITPLKTTEDLVMPGNFPHVIQAVRAVAGYDLESNSYKTPSLALKLGHSLAKVAGIVQCSAIIANCSSIAESAKQFVTLYEKNWNETISASALGTLQQAKWNKPQVLPFTQDVSLLHNFLATESAKCMKDLEEKPNSITYGNLAKVTLTQVILFNRKRQGEVSKMDLQSFTSRNRAELNPDIMMCLSELERKLAKHFDRVEIRGKRSRMVPVLLTPSMISAMEFLVNKRNDCQVDTKNVYLFARPIVLSHYRGCDCLHKFANQCGAKHPEALTSTKLRKQVATLSTVLNLKENEMDQLATFLGHDIRVHREFYRLPDSTLQLAKVSKLLMAMEKGQLSDFQGKGLDDIEINPEDDIPTSDDDDDDYDSIKEMTTDLREQKGSRTETFGHPSHVPASTMPDTMDRTAVSTSFNNIEDTSASTLFGDMEDIPASTSFDNMDDSQQRTALQPSSPQTRSRCSSKKKQGGKARSKWTEGEVKAVERHMLDFISNLKVPGKKSCEACLQAEPAALKERDWVAIKYYIHNRIVTLKRKMNN; this is encoded by the exons ATGGGCCGATTGGCGAATGATGCTAATAAAGGCCCAAACTGCAGAATGAAAAAGTTGACCATAAAGGGTAAACCACATCTTTGCTTGTTTGCTCTTGAAAACATCCAAGCAGGGGATGAAATAACCTACGACTATGGAGAATGTCAGTGGCCATGGCGAGCAATG ATACCGAGTGTTAAGACCCTTACTCAGCCTTCTGGAGACCAAGAACAGAGTCAGATATATGCATCATTTCATCAG acacaaaatcaaccaaTACAAAACGAAGAAGTGAGTCTGAGATCATCTGCATCATACCAAAAG CTACCAAGTGTTGAGATCCTGACTCAACCAAGTGAAAATGACGAAGCGAGCCAGAATGTATTCCAACAG ctaCCATGTGTTGAGATCCTTACTCAACCAAGTGAAAATGAAGAAGCGAGCCATAGAGCATTCCAACAG ctACCATGTGTTGAGATCCTTACTCAACCAAGTGAAAATGAAGAAGCAAGCAAGACAGAATTCCAACAG ctaCCATGTGTTGAGATCCTGACTCAACCAAGTGAAAATGAAGAAGCCAGCAAGAGAGAATTCCAACAG atACCATGTGTTGAGATCCTGACTCAACCAAGTGAAAATGAAGAAGCGAGCAAGAGAGAATTCCAACAG atACCATGTGTTGAGATCCTGACTCAACCAAGTGAAAATGAAGAAGCGAGCAAGAGAGAATTCCAACAG ATAACAAGCATCAATATCCTCATTCAACCTTCTAGGGACCACGAACTTCTTGAGAACGCTACCATATCTTCTCAACAG AGCTCTCCTGATCCGTATTCAGATTGTACAGATTATGAAGACATCGACTATATTCCAGACTCAAGTGGGAATTCCTCAGATGGAAGTGTTTGCAGTAAGGATCTGAGCATTACAGAATTTCTTGCTCCCCAAAATGTGATTAAGAATGTGCCATTGGAGATGGATGCAGAACAGTGTGGGGAAATCTCCAGTTCAGCGATAGTTACAAGTTTAGGTTCATCACCGAGAAGCAGCAATCATTGCACTTCAGTGACAAGTTGCAGTGCTAATTGTTCAGGGAACACATCATACATTAGCCACCCCATAACGGTAGCACCATTGCCAAGGCCATCAAAACAAagcaaatacaacaaaaaacagcattGTTTTTATTGTAAAAAGCCCATTTCTAAGTTGGCAAGACACCTTGAATCTGCCCACAGTACACAGCCTGATGTTGCAAAGGCTTTAAGTTACGATAAAAGGTCCCGGGAAAGAAGAGATTTGTTACGCTTTCTTAAGAAGAAGGGAAATTTTACTCATAATGCCAGAGTGATCAACTGTGGTGCTGGGGAAATGGTTGCTTGTCgaagacccaaaaagacaacacAGTCTGATGGCTACCGTCACTGCAGGTTTTGTCAAGGACTATATGCAAGAGCTAGCCTTTGGAGGCATGTGAAAAACTGCCCTCAGAAGTCTTTTGAGGTGGGACCTTCGGCTGGGCAAAAACGAATTCAGCTGGTCTTACCGAGACCTGAACAAGTCAGTGAAGCCGTTTGGAAGATTGCTTGTGAAATGAACCAGGACAACATTTCCTCTGTAGTAAGGAGTGAAAGACACATCCTTTCCCTTGGTGAGTCATTATACAATGCCAGAAAACCACAAGAGAGAAGAAATGACTACATTCGCCAAAAAATGAGAGAGATGGCAAGATTATTGATAACAGCAAGAGCTATAACCCCGTTGAAAACCACAGAAGACCTTGTTATGCCGGGTAACTTCCCCCATGTCATCCAAGCAGTGAGGGCTGTTGCAGGTTATGATTTGGAAAGCAACTCTTATAAAACTCCATCCTTGGCTCTGAAATTAGGACACAGTTTGGCCAAAGTTGCAGGCATTGTGCAGTGCAGTGCCATTATTGCAAATTGTAGTAGTATTGCAGAGTCAGCCAAGCAGTTTGTTACTCTATATGAGAAAAATTGGAATGAAACCATTTCAGCTTCCGCATTGGGTACACTTCAACAAGCGAAGTGGAATAAACCACAGGTTTTACCATTTACACAGGATGTTTCACTGCTGCACAACTTTCTTGCTACTGAGTCAGCTAAGTGTATGAAGGACTTGGAGGAAAAACCCAACAGCATAACCTATGGAAATCTTGCTAAGGTGACTTTGACACAAGTCATactttttaacagaaaaaggcAAGGGGAAGTTTCAAAAATGGACCTACAGTCTTTCACATCCCGGAATCGCGCAGAGTTGAATCCGGACATTATGATGTGTCTTTCTGAGTTAGAAAGAAAGCTTGCAAAGCACTTTGACAGAGTTGAGATCCGTGGTAAAAGGTCAAGAATGGTACCTGTGCTTCTCACCCCGAGTATGATTTCTGCAATGGAGTTCCTTGTGAACAAGAGAAATGATTGTCAAGTCGACACAAAAAATGTGTACCTGTTTGCCCGTCCAATTGTACTTTCACATTACAGAGGCTGTGATTGCCTCCACAAGTTTGCAAACCAATGTGGTGCAAAACACCCAGAAGCACTCACTTCCACAAAACTTAGGAAGCAAGTTGCCACCTTGTCCACAGTACTGAACctaaaagaaaatgaaatggatcaacttgccacCTTTCTCGGACACGACATCCGTGTCCACCGAGAATTTTACCGCCTCCCAGACAGTACCCTGCAGCTTGCAAAAGTCAGCAAACTGTTGATGGCAATGGAGAAAGGACAACTCTCTGACTTTCAGGGAAAAGGGCTGGATGATATTGAGATCAATCCtgaag ATGACATACCCActagtgatgatgatgatgatgattatgATTCGATCAAAGAAATGACCACTGACCTTCGTGAACAAAAAG GCTCAAGAACTGAGACCTTTGGACACCCAAGCCATGTGCCTGCCTCAACCATGCCGGACACCATGGATCGCACTGCTGTCTCAACTTCTTTCAATAACATCGAAGACACTTCTGCCTCAACTTTGTTTGGTGACATGGAAGACATACCTGCTTCGACATCATTTGACAACATGGATG ATTCCCAGCAAAGGACAGCACTTCAACCGAGTTCACCCCAAACACGGTCAAGGTGCTCCAGCAAGAAGAAGCAAG GTGGAAAGGCGAGAAGTAAGTGGACAGAGGGTGAAGTGAAAGCTGTTGAGCGGCACATGTTGGATTTCATAAGCAACCTGAAAGTACCAGGTAAAAAGAGCTGTGAGGCTTGCCTCCAAGCTGAGCCAGCAGCTCTGAAAGAGAGAGACTGGGTTGCTATTAAATACTACATTCACAACAGAATAGTAACCTTAAAGAGAAAGATGAATAATTAG